A single window of Methanothermobacter marburgensis str. Marburg DNA harbors:
- a CDS encoding indole-3-glycerol phosphate synthase TrpC encodes MSILQEIIRSRKLEIKNLSRKKPLEELRDELTSLDEPLSFTDALTGNRVSLICEYKRASPSSGRTYGRGLHEMMEVYREGADAVSVITENRYFHGSIEFLREASEYGIPLLMKDFVVDEYQIYQARASGASSVLIITGVFPDLESGIETCRELSMEPLVECHSAIDIYRAIEAGAELIGVNNRNLETLEVDLERTRALAPLVPDELLLVSESGVMGPEDAEILAGCGADALLIGTSLMLASDPRELLDEIMAAVKSCKPGRKRYSGDEFFEQFA; translated from the coding sequence ATGTCCATACTCCAGGAGATAATAAGGTCAAGAAAACTTGAGATCAAAAATTTATCCAGAAAAAAGCCCCTTGAGGAGCTCAGGGATGAATTAACATCCCTGGACGAACCATTGAGTTTCACTGATGCCCTCACAGGAAACAGGGTATCACTCATATGCGAATATAAAAGGGCATCCCCCTCATCAGGAAGAACCTATGGGAGAGGCCTCCATGAGATGATGGAGGTGTACAGGGAGGGAGCAGACGCTGTTTCTGTTATCACAGAGAACAGGTACTTCCATGGCTCCATCGAGTTCCTCAGGGAGGCTTCAGAATATGGGATACCCCTCCTCATGAAGGACTTCGTGGTGGACGAGTACCAGATATACCAGGCAAGGGCATCAGGGGCATCATCGGTCCTCATCATAACAGGGGTTTTCCCTGACCTTGAATCAGGAATTGAAACCTGCAGGGAACTCTCAATGGAGCCCCTGGTGGAGTGTCACAGTGCAATCGACATATACAGGGCCATAGAGGCCGGGGCAGAGCTCATAGGAGTTAACAACAGAAACCTGGAAACACTTGAGGTTGACCTTGAGCGCACAAGGGCACTGGCCCCCCTGGTACCGGATGAGCTGCTTCTGGTATCCGAAAGCGGGGTCATGGGACCTGAGGATGCTGAGATCCTTGCAGGCTGCGGGGCAGACGCACTACTCATAGGAACCTCCCTCATGCTGGCCAGTGATCCACGGGAACTCCTTGATGAGATAATGGCAGCTGTTAAATCATGCAAACCTGGCAGAAAGAGGTATTCAGGGGATGAATTCTTTGAACAGTTCGCATGA
- the trpE gene encoding anthranilate synthase component I, protein MGVNVFGIINLEKPRKEKLEFREPFEVFKSIYSEYESSFLLESMESDTGLARYSFIGFEPEMIIRAREGVIEIDDGDSREEFDSKNPFEDLRGFLKMEKNSGGFCGGLVGYISYQAARFFDTIRLSEGDFPDFEFGLFLDGIMFNHLTGECSYISRHGNRLPDISPLLGDEVPTGTLGYRRERTLLSKRRYMDMVLEAKERIREGEIFQAVLSSATDYRLRGDRLAFYESLRRINPSPYMYHLKLGEREITGSSPEMLVRVEDRRIETFPIAGTRPRGRTEEEDGVIASDLLSDEKELAEHLMLVDLARNDIGRVSEFGSVEVPEYMTIKRFSHVQHILSHVTGKLRDGMDAVDALGAVFPAGTVSGAPKIRAMEIIESLEGVPRNAYAGALGYLSLNGNADFAITIRSMVCQGKTGRIQAGAGIVHDSIPEMEYLECQNKARALLKSMEMAGEQVDPDNR, encoded by the coding sequence ATGGGAGTGAATGTTTTTGGCATTATAAACCTGGAAAAACCCAGAAAAGAAAAACTGGAATTCCGAGAACCCTTTGAAGTATTCAAAAGTATCTATTCTGAATATGAGTCTTCATTCCTTCTTGAGTCCATGGAAAGTGACACTGGACTTGCAAGGTACTCCTTCATTGGATTTGAACCTGAGATGATAATAAGGGCCCGTGAAGGGGTCATTGAGATTGATGATGGCGATTCCAGGGAGGAGTTTGATTCAAAAAACCCATTCGAGGACCTCAGGGGATTCCTGAAGATGGAAAAAAACTCCGGAGGATTCTGCGGGGGACTCGTGGGTTACATATCCTATCAGGCCGCAAGGTTCTTTGACACAATCAGGCTCAGTGAAGGTGATTTCCCCGACTTCGAATTTGGACTCTTCCTTGATGGTATCATGTTCAACCACCTGACAGGGGAATGCAGCTACATCAGCCGCCACGGCAACAGACTACCTGATATATCCCCTCTCCTTGGGGATGAGGTCCCCACAGGGACCCTGGGATACAGGAGGGAAAGAACACTCCTCTCAAAGAGGAGGTACATGGACATGGTCCTTGAGGCCAAGGAGAGAATAAGGGAGGGTGAAATATTTCAGGCAGTGCTCTCCAGTGCCACAGATTACAGGCTGAGGGGAGACAGGCTCGCATTCTATGAATCCCTCAGGAGGATAAACCCCTCACCATACATGTACCACCTTAAACTGGGTGAACGGGAGATAACCGGCTCAAGCCCCGAGATGCTTGTCAGGGTTGAAGATAGAAGGATTGAAACATTTCCCATTGCAGGAACACGCCCTCGTGGAAGGACAGAAGAGGAGGACGGGGTGATAGCATCTGATCTTTTATCTGATGAAAAGGAACTTGCAGAGCACCTCATGCTGGTTGACCTGGCCCGGAACGATATAGGGCGGGTATCGGAGTTCGGATCGGTGGAGGTACCTGAATACATGACCATAAAGAGGTTCTCCCATGTGCAGCACATACTCTCCCATGTAACAGGTAAACTGAGGGATGGAATGGACGCAGTTGATGCACTGGGAGCTGTTTTTCCTGCAGGCACAGTGAGCGGCGCACCAAAGATAAGGGCAATGGAGATAATAGAGTCCCTTGAAGGTGTTCCAAGAAATGCCTATGCAGGCGCACTAGGCTACCTCTCACTCAATGGAAACGCGGACTTCGCAATAACCATAAGGTCAATGGTATGCCAGGGGAAAACAGGGAGAATCCAGGCGGGAGCAGGAATAGTGCATGACTCCATCCCTGAGATGGAATATCTGGAGTGCCAGAATAAGGCGAGGGCCCTTCTAAAATCAATGGAGATGGCAGGTGAACAAGTTGATCCTGATAATCGATAA
- a CDS encoding anthranilate synthase component II gives MILIIDNYDSFTHNLYQMAGEIMMEMDSADIMVVRNDEVDIDYVRGLDPERIIISPGPGNPIKREDFGICSEVIGEFTDRPILGVCLGHQGIFHYFGGVVGYGEPVHGKISEVFHDGSELFRGVPNPFRATRYHSLRCECSGVPEDILVSASAPDGTIMAIRHRQYPVYGLQFHPESAGTPHGRDILENFLRM, from the coding sequence TTGATCCTGATAATCGATAACTATGACTCATTCACCCATAACCTCTACCAGATGGCAGGGGAGATCATGATGGAAATGGATTCTGCAGATATAATGGTTGTGAGAAACGATGAGGTGGACATTGATTATGTTAGGGGCCTTGATCCTGAAAGGATAATAATCTCCCCGGGTCCAGGCAACCCCATTAAGAGGGAAGATTTCGGCATATGCAGTGAGGTGATAGGTGAATTCACTGATAGGCCCATACTGGGAGTCTGCCTCGGGCACCAGGGGATATTCCATTACTTTGGGGGGGTGGTTGGTTACGGTGAACCTGTTCATGGAAAGATCAGCGAGGTCTTCCACGACGGATCAGAACTCTTCAGGGGAGTTCCAAATCCCTTCAGGGCCACAAGGTACCATTCACTGAGATGTGAATGCAGTGGGGTGCCTGAGGACATCCTGGTATCTGCATCTGCACCTGACGGCACCATAATGGCCATAAGACACCGGCAGTATCCAGTCTACGGGTTACAGTTTCACCCGGAGTCAGCGGGAACCCCCCATGGGAGGGACATACTTGAAAATTTCCTCAGGATGTGA
- a CDS encoding phosphoribosylanthranilate isomerase, with protein MKIKICGLTREEDVVLADSLGADLLGFIHARRSPRHLELGDVAELSSLIPDEKAVLVTETSETSRIMEAIDKTGIERIQLHSVSPETAGKIHESLHAEGYSLELTLAVPPLSSHICGHEFQGISGLILDSASGGRTGGTGKIIPPSDALELLALIRGMDPSLRVTLAGGLTLEFVRKNREYVSKFDCLDFNSGIETGPGVKDHEMMAELMNYIEGLPTRKGAIEEI; from the coding sequence ATGAAGATCAAGATCTGTGGGCTCACAAGGGAGGAGGATGTGGTCCTTGCAGATTCACTTGGGGCAGATTTACTGGGATTCATACATGCACGCAGGTCACCAAGGCACCTTGAACTGGGGGATGTGGCGGAGCTCTCCTCCCTCATACCAGATGAAAAGGCGGTTCTTGTCACTGAGACATCAGAAACCAGCAGGATAATGGAGGCCATAGATAAAACAGGTATAGAAAGGATACAGCTTCACTCTGTAAGTCCTGAAACAGCGGGAAAAATCCATGAGTCCCTCCATGCGGAGGGATACAGTCTGGAGCTGACCCTCGCCGTCCCCCCTCTTTCTTCCCACATCTGCGGGCATGAATTTCAGGGAATATCAGGTCTGATCCTTGACTCGGCTTCAGGCGGAAGAACAGGGGGCACAGGGAAGATAATACCCCCCTCAGATGCCCTTGAGTTACTGGCCCTTATAAGGGGAATGGATCCCTCCCTGAGGGTTACACTTGCAGGGGGCCTTACACTGGAATTTGTCAGGAAAAACAGGGAATATGTATCGAAATTCGACTGCCTGGACTTCAACTCAGGGATTGAGACTGGGCCGGGTGTAAAGGACCATGAGATGATGGCTGAACTCATGAATTACATTGAGGGACTCCCCACCAGAAAAGGGGCAATTGAAGAAATATAG